The DNA segment TTTGTTTCTGTCTGTATCTAGATCTAAAAGATTACCCGCATCTTTAGGAGCATTATAATATTTGTGCAAATCAAAATTAAGAAGTCCTCGGTCAGTAATCAACCATATGTTTTTTTGAGAATCAATAAAGAAGTCGTTTATTTTTTCATTCACTCCCATTCTTTTGAAATATGATTTTATATTTTTAGTATAACTCATATTTCTTATATCCATACACAACAACTTTTGCCAGTCCTTTACCCATAGTCTGTCGTTCTTATCAAGATATAGATGATAAAAACCGCGATATGATGTAATTGGGAAATAATAGTTGTCTTTCTTGTGTATGTATGAGAATTGGAAACCGTCGTACATGTTCACATTACCGGCAGTAGTTATAATCATACGCCCATCTGATAACTGCAGCATTTGCAGTACCATATTGTCACATAGTCCGTCTTTTGCATCAAGGCACGAGAATATTTCGTCAGAAGCCTTCGCTGAGAAAACAAAGAAACATAATACGATCAGTATTATTCTAGTAATATTATTTCGTATTGTTAGTCTCATCGTTCATATGAATTATTTAAATGTATTCCATCAGTACATCCCATACAGCAATAATATGACATATACTGCCTCCTAAAACAAAAAAGTGGAATACGGAATGCATGTACTTCTTTTTATTTAGGCTGTAGAAGAGTGCTCCTGTAATGTACGATACACCCTCAGCTCCAATCCATATCATAACATTCGTACCTACATTATCAAGAAGTGGTTTGAAAGCAACCATTACAGAGAGCCCCATACCTATGAAGCATATAGTTTCGAAGTTGCTATGCTCTTTAAGTTTCACAAAACTTGTAATTGTCCCAGTTATTGCACACAGCCATACGAAAATGAATATTCCCCATCCCCAATATCCCTGTTGCCTAAGGGCTATAAGAGTTAGAGGCGAATAACTACCTGCTATATGCCAGTAAATAGCTGCATGGTCATATTTCCTGGAAATCTCTTTAGTATGATGATAATGTGCCGGAATAGCATGATATACTGTTGATGAAATATAAGACCCAAGCATACCAACCAGATATAGAATTACA comes from the Xylanibacter oryzae DSM 17970 genome and includes:
- the trhA gene encoding PAQR family membrane homeostasis protein TrhA, whose protein sequence is MIRYTKSEELINTWSHAAGIALGVVAGIIFLNICFKGHNSWAIIGVILYLVGMLGSYISSTVYHAIPAHYHHTKEISRKYDHAAIYWHIAGSYSPLTLIALRQQGYWGWGIFIFVWLCAITGTITSFVKLKEHSNFETICFIGMGLSVMVAFKPLLDNVGTNVMIWIGAEGVSYITGALFYSLNKKKYMHSVFHFFVLGGSICHIIAVWDVLMEYI